In Rubrivirga marina, the following are encoded in one genomic region:
- a CDS encoding acyl-CoA thioesterase, with translation MSALDDLLDLLDLEPIEVHIFRGRNRPLASPRVFGGQVLAQALVAAGRSVEGGRQCHSLHAYFILPGDVEAPIVYEVEKLRDGGSFTTRRVTAIQHGRPIFNASLSFHRDEPGLEHQPERPDVHGPEGVPSERDLATAVADQIPEPLRTVLTRERPIHFRPVDPVNPLAPEPREARAATWLKAAGPLPDDPLIHQAVLAYASDWGLLQTALLPHARSVFDGTIQAASLDHALWFHRPFRADDWLLYSMEAPTAAGARGFTRGQVTDADGRLVASAAQEGLIRPVDPDRTRG, from the coding sequence ATGAGCGCGCTCGACGACCTCCTCGACCTCCTCGACCTCGAGCCCATCGAGGTCCACATCTTCCGCGGGCGGAACCGGCCGCTCGCGAGCCCGCGCGTGTTCGGCGGGCAGGTGCTGGCGCAGGCGCTCGTGGCCGCTGGCCGCTCCGTCGAGGGCGGTCGCCAGTGCCACTCGCTCCACGCCTACTTCATCCTCCCGGGCGACGTCGAGGCGCCCATCGTGTACGAGGTCGAGAAGCTCCGCGACGGCGGCTCGTTCACGACGCGGCGCGTGACGGCCATCCAGCACGGGCGGCCCATCTTCAACGCGTCGCTCTCGTTCCACCGCGACGAGCCGGGCCTCGAGCATCAGCCCGAGCGGCCCGACGTGCACGGCCCCGAGGGCGTCCCGTCCGAGCGCGACCTCGCGACGGCCGTCGCCGACCAGATCCCGGAGCCGCTCCGGACCGTCCTCACACGCGAGCGCCCGATCCACTTCCGGCCGGTCGACCCCGTGAACCCGCTCGCGCCGGAGCCCCGCGAGGCACGCGCGGCGACGTGGCTGAAGGCGGCCGGCCCGCTCCCCGACGACCCGCTGATCCACCAGGCCGTGCTGGCTTACGCGAGCGACTGGGGCCTCCTCCAGACGGCGCTGCTCCCGCACGCGCGGTCGGTGTTCGACGGGACGATCCAGGCGGCCTCGCTCGACCACGCGCTCTGGTTCCACCGCCCGTTCCGCGCCGACGACTGGCTCCTGTACTCGATGGAGGCGCCGACGGCGGCCGGCGCGCGGGGCTTCACGCGCGGGCAGGTCACCGACGCCGACGGCCGGCTCGTGGCGAGCGCGGCGCAGGAGGGCCTGATCCGGCCCGTCGACCCGGACCGGACACGCGGCTGA